CCCCTGCGTGAGGTCGAGGAGTTGGTCGCGCTTGAGCACCTTGCCCGGCCGGTCGAGCAGCACGGCCAGAAGCCGGTTCTCCGCCGTGGTGAGTGCGATCTCGCTGCCGTCGGCCCGCGTCAGCGTCCCGGCGGCCGCGTCGTGGACGAGGCCTGCGAAGGCGCGGCGTCCGGACGGGACCGGGTCGCGGGTGGGCGGCACGCGGCGCAGGATCGCCCGCACCCGCGCCAGCAGCTCGCGCGGGTTGAACGGCTTCACCACATAGTCGTCCGCCCCCAGCTCCAGGCCGACGATGCGGTCCGCGTCGTCCGCCATCGCGGTGAGCAGGATCACCGGCGGCCCTCCGGTCGACGTCAGCCATCGGCACAGCGACAGGCCGTCCTCGCCCGGCATCATCACGTCGAGCACGACGAGATCGATCGAGCCGTTGCCGATCGCGGTGCGCGCCGCCGCCGCGTCCGCCGCCAGGCTGACCCGGTGGCCATGCTTCTTCAGATAGGCGGCGAGCGGCTCGCGAATGTCGCGCGCGTCGTCCACCACCAGGATGTGAGGCTCGTATGTTTCGTCCATGCGCCCACAAATAACGCCGTCCGCGAGCGCGCGGAGAGAACTTTGTCGCCAATCGTGTCAGTCCCCGCGGGCCGACAGAGACCGCGACAATTGGAGCCTGCGGCCGACACACATTCCGGCCGCCCGGCCGCTACCTGTGAGTGGAAGGCGCACGACGCCTCACTGATAACAGGAGCCACAGATGAGAAACGTTTTCATTGCCGCACTCCTCACCGGCAGCATGCTGACGGCGGCCACCGCCGCCAACGCGTTCACCGGACCGCAGGCCCCGGTCGCGGCGCAGAACGGCGTGGCGAAGGCTGACTTCGACGGCAGGCGCGGCGGTCCGCGCTGCGAGGACGGGCGCCACTTCAAGCGCGGTCACCACGGCGGCGAGCGCGGTGGTGAGCGTGGCGGCGAGCGCCGCTTCGGCCGCGGTCCGGGTCCGCATGGGCCGATGATGCGCGGCGGACCGCGTGGCCCGATGATGATGATGATGGAGGTCATGCGGCAGGCCGACGCGGACAAGGACGGCAAGGTCACGCAGGAGGAGATCGACGCGCTGATCACCGCCAAGGTGGAGCTGGGC
This portion of the Acuticoccus sp. I52.16.1 genome encodes:
- a CDS encoding response regulator; the encoded protein is MDETYEPHILVVDDARDIREPLAAYLKKHGHRVSLAADAAAARTAIGNGSIDLVVLDVMMPGEDGLSLCRWLTSTGGPPVILLTAMADDADRIVGLELGADDYVVKPFNPRELLARVRAILRRVPPTRDPVPSGRRAFAGLVHDAAAGTLTRADGSEIALTTAENRLLAVLLDRPGKVLKRDQLLDLTQGREAKAYDRAIDNQVSRLRRKIEPDAKRASIIVTEWGGGYRLAADVEDVA